CAAATAAGCAGATAGAGAAGTCTTTGCGGTATCACCGAAAGCTCCATAAAGACTTGTATAATGCTGCTATTTATAACAGATTCACTCAATATCAAAAGTTCAACCACAAGGTTGATTATTTTGAACAACAGAATTGTTTGCCAGAGTTCAAAGAAGTTTGGATAGAGTATAAAGAAATCAATTCACAAGCTCTACAAGCAACTTTAAAACGTGTTGATTTTGCTTTCCAACGCTGGTTTGTAGGATTGGGTAAACGCCCTAAATACAAGTCAATTCGCCATTATTCTGGTTGGACATATCCAGCTAAAACTGGTTATTCTGTAGAATCTAATGGCGAAAATGGGTATTTGAATCTGTCTAAAATTGGACGAATTCAAATGAGGGGTAAAGCTAAGTATTGGGGTAAACCAACTACTTGCACAATTGTTTACAGAAATGGTAAATGGTACGCATCAATCACAATTGATGCTTTAGACCAAGTTCTCAAGCCAGAAATTTTACCAACGGGTGCTATTGGTATAGATTTAGGATGTAAAGCAGCATTGTCAATTACTGATGGCGAAAATCATCAACAGATTGAAGCGCCAAAGTTTTTGAGGAATGCTGAACAGAAAATAAAAAAAGCGTCTAAAGAGAAGAGACGCAAACGCGCACCAAATAGAAAGAAAAAAATTAAAGCTTCTAGAAGATGGAAAAAATCCCAAGCTAAGGTTAGCAAGATAACTCGCAAGGTTGCTAATCAAAGACAGAATTGGGTGCATCAAGTTGCAGCAGAAATAGTCAGCGGTAATAGCTTCGTTGCAACTGAAAAACTAGAAGTAAAGAAGATGACCAGCAAGGCTAAAAAAGGTAAGCGCAAGAAGCAAAAATCGGGTTTGAATAAGTCAATACTTGACGTAGGTTTTGGGATGCTACGCGATACTGTCAAATACAAAGTAGAACAAATTGGTGGTGTATTTGTAGAAGTTCCAACCCTGAAGGTAAGGCCTAGCCAAACCTGTCCAAAGTGCGGTCATCAACATAAGAAAACACTTGATATTAGAGTTCACGAGTGTGGTGTTTGTGGATACCGTCAGGACAGAGATATTGCTGCTGCCGAGGTAA
The Gloeotrichia echinulata CP02 DNA segment above includes these coding regions:
- a CDS encoding transposase yields the protein MTFRLYPNKQIEKSLRYHRKLHKDLYNAAIYNRFTQYQKFNHKVDYFEQQNCLPEFKEVWIEYKEINSQALQATLKRVDFAFQRWFVGLGKRPKYKSIRHYSGWTYPAKTGYSVESNGENGYLNLSKIGRIQMRGKAKYWGKPTTCTIVYRNGKWYASITIDALDQVLKPEILPTGAIGIDLGCKAALSITDGENHQQIEAPKFLRNAEQKIKKASKEKRRKRAPNRKKKIKASRRWKKSQAKVSKITRKVANQRQNWVHQVAAEIVSGNSFVATEKLEVKKMTSKAKKGKRKKQKSGLNKSILDVGFGMLRDTVKYKVEQIGGVFVEVPTLKVRPSQTCPKCGHQHKKTLDIRVHECGVCGYRQDRDIAAAEVMLYWAKGTLPGLGTSLVGAEPSSSTSCTRKKAGSMKQLGAKKRQKSTESFARNELRDVETHSSGGANCG